Proteins from one Doryrhamphus excisus isolate RoL2022-K1 chromosome 19, RoL_Dexc_1.0, whole genome shotgun sequence genomic window:
- the pou3f2a gene encoding POU domain, class 3, transcription factor 2a: MATATSNHFSVLSAPGSAPQPQPPPPPPPHTESGSMQQQQQAYRDAHALLQSDYGGLPGGAHSLSHAHQWIAALSHGDGGATWPPSPLGEQDVKPVLHDADREELRDSGGDAQQQRHPHAAHHDARAWRTGSTASTHIPAMATSEGQGLLYAQSGFGMMPGGDQGGLHHHAHPHHHHPLRDEEHHSHSPHLSDHGGGPGSHQQPQQQQQQHGGHQDQSDEDTPTSDELEQFAKQFKQRRIKLGFTQADVGLALGTLYGNVFSQTTICRFEALQLSFKNMCKLKPLLNKWLEEADSTSGSPTSLDKIAAQGRKRKKRTSIEVGVKGALESHFLKCPKPGAAEINSLADSLQLEKEVVRVWFCNRRQKEKRMTPAGGQLPGGEDMYGDSPPHHGGQTPVQ, translated from the coding sequence ATGGCCACCGCCACGTCGAACCACTTCAGCGTCCTCAGCGCCCCCGGCAGCGCGCCGCAGCCGCagcctccgccgccgccgccgccgcacacGGAATCCGGGagcatgcagcagcagcagcaggcgtaCAGGGACGCGCACGCCCTCCTCCAGAGCGACTACGGCGGCTTGCCGGGTGGCGCGCACTCGCTCAGCCACGCGCACCAGTGGATCGCGGCGTTGTCTCACGGGGACGGCGGGGCGACGTGGCCCCCCAGCCCCCTCGGCGAGCAGGACGTCAAGCCGGTGCTGCACGACGCCGACCGCGAGGAGCTGCGCGACTCCGGCGGCGACGCGCAGCAACAGCGACACCCTCACGCCGCGCATCACGACGCCAGAGCATGGCGCACCGGCAGCACCGCCTCCACGCACATCCCCGCCATGGCGACGTCTGAGGGCCAGGGCTTGCTCTACGCCCAGTCCGGCTTCGGCATGATGCCCGGGGGGGACCAAGGGGGCCTGCACCACCACGCACAcccgcaccaccaccaccctctGCGGGACGAGGAGCACCACAGCCACAGCCCGCACCTGAGCGACCACGGAGGCGGGCCGGGCAGCCACCAGCAGccgcaacagcagcagcagcagcacgggGGCCACCAGGACCAGTCCGACGAGGACACGCCGACCTCGGACGAGCTGGAGCAGTTCGCCAAGCAGTTCAAGCAGCGACGCATCAAGCTGGGCTTCACCCAGGCGGACGTGGGTCTGGCCCTGGGGACCCTCTACGGCAACGTCTTCTCCCAGACCACCATCTGCAGGTTCGAGGCGCTGCAGCTCAGCTTCAAGAACATGTGCAAGCTGAAGCCCCTGCTGAACAAGTGGCTGGAGGAGGCCGACTCCACCTCGGGGAGCCCCACCAGCCTGGACAAAATCGCCGCGCAGGGCAGGAAGAGGAAAAAGAGGACCTCCATCGAGGTGGGCGTCAAGGGGGCCTTGGAGAGCCACTTCCTCAAGTGTCCCAAGCCCGGGGCGGCGGAGATCAACTCCCTGGCGGACAGCCTGCAGCTGGAGAAGGAGGTGGTTCGGGTTTGGTTCTGTAACAGGAGGCAGAAGGAGAAGAGGATGACGCCCGCTGGAGGGCAACTACCGGGGGGGGAGGACATGTACGGGGACAGCCCCCCTCACCACGGAGGGCAGACCCCTGTGCAGTGA